The region GCTTGTAAATGATGGCCTAAGGGTATTGTGGAATCCTGACCAGGAGGCAGTTGAGAAATGTGTTGACCTGGGTAAGGAATTTGCAAAAAGCCTTTAATACTAGTTTTTAAAAAAGGGCCTTGTCTATTACGACAGCAATAGCAATGGGTATTATTGATAGAACTAAACCTGCTATTGCCATGCCTCTGCCTGAACTCTTCAGTGACAATATACCTAAAATTAGGCCTACAACTGCGCATGGGAGACTAAGATACCATAAACAAAATAATTCAACACTTAAAATGCCGAGAACTAAAGATGCAACTGCCATACCCTTTCTATCAGGTACCGCTGGTCCTTGATTTAATTCGGGACTTTGATAGTTATTGTCCACTCCACCGTCAAAATTGTTATTATCCATGATTAGCCCCCTCAAAGTTATTAAATAATACTATTTTTCAACAATATACCATATTAAAATATGTCGAACAACACAATATATACAGATATACCAAAAATTTATACAAAAATATTGCGTACTGCTGCATATACAAGAACTATAGCAGCCAGGACCCCTAGCATCCACCTTTTAGGTATAAATATCCTAGTCCTAAGACCTATAAACGTTTATTCGGAAGCATAATCAAGTATATGATTTGCCCTAGGCCAGTAATAGCAAGTAAAAGTGGTAATTTTTTTTGTCAAATTTATGCTTAATATAGTGGACTTATGTAGTAATATATTGTAAATATTATCATATTTAAGTCTGTAGGGGGTATCAAAATGTTTTTGGCTAAAAACTACTCGAAGAAAACTGGCAGAACATATCTGCAAATAGTTCATAGTTATCGTGATAAAGAAGGAAAGACTAAACGAAAGGTTGAAAAGTCCTTAGGTTATCTTGATGTACTTGAGAAAGAATATGACGATCCAATTGCACACTTTGAGCAAATTGCTAAACAGATGGAACAGAAGCGTTTAGAAGAAAAGGACGTATACATAAGATTGAATGCCGACGACAGGGTGGATAGAAATTCACAGAACCGAAAAAACTTTGGACATGTTGTCTTCAACAAGATTTATCATGAATTAGAACTGGATAGATTTTTCAATAACAAGCGAAGGCATGAGAATTTCAAATTCAATACTAACAGCATAATCAAAGTTTTAATCTTTGCTAGACTAATCTATCCTTGTTCTAAAAGGACAACTGTTAAAATCAATGACCTATTCTTTGATAAGGCTGATTTTACATTGGATGACGTATACCATAGCTTGAAGCATTTTAATAAGGTTGAAAAGGATGCCCAACAATTTATCCACGAACGAATTGTAAAGCAATATGGCAGAAAAACAGATCTTCTATACTATGACGTAACTAACTATTACTTTGAAATAGACAAGCAGGACAATCTTAGGAAAAGAGGGCCAAGTAAAGAGCATAGGCCCAATCCAATTGTTCAAATGGGGTTAGCATTAGATAGGCAAGGAATACCACTCTCCTACCAGCTTTTTGAAGGAAATACCCATGATTCACAAACAATGATGCCTGTATTAAAAACAATAAAGAAACAATTCAAAACAGATCGTATAATAGTGGTGGCTGACAAGGGATTAAATAGTGGCGACAATATAGCATTTAATTCCGCTCTTGGCGACGGATATGTATACAGTCAAACCATAAGAGGAGCGAGCAACGAATTCAAACAATTCGTTCTTGATAATGAGGGCTATCGTGGAAATAAGGATTTTAAAATAAAGTCTCGAGTCATTCCAACGACAATTAACGTCACTGTAGGCAAATATAGGAGTGGCAAA is a window of Clostridia bacterium DNA encoding:
- a CDS encoding DUF4190 domain-containing protein, with product MDNNNFDGGVDNNYQSPELNQGPAVPDRKGMAVASLVLGILSVELFCLWYLSLPCAVVGLILGILSLKSSGRGMAIAGLVLSIIPIAIAVVIDKALF
- a CDS encoding IS1634 family transposase; its protein translation is MFLAKNYSKKTGRTYLQIVHSYRDKEGKTKRKVEKSLGYLDVLEKEYDDPIAHFEQIAKQMEQKRLEEKDVYIRLNADDRVDRNSQNRKNFGHVVFNKIYHELELDRFFNNKRRHENFKFNTNSIIKVLIFARLIYPCSKRTTVKINDLFFDKADFTLDDVYHSLKHFNKVEKDAQQFIHERIVKQYGRKTDLLYYDVTNYYFEIDKQDNLRKRGPSKEHRPNPIVQMGLALDRQGIPLSYQLFEGNTHDSQTMMPVLKTIKKQFKTDRIIVVADKGLNSGDNIAFNSALGDGYVYSQTIRGASNEFKQFVLDNEGYRGNKDFKIKSRVIPTTINVTVGKYRSGKPRKKKIQIDQKQVVYYSSKFAKRSKNKREELLAKATDLISNPSKYTKATSYGAASYVANIEFDKETGEIQKTGKMQFLNQEKIMQEEQLDGYYAIVTSELDEPDEGIIEIYQGLWKIEESFKVTKSTLDARPVYLSREDHINAHFFICFLALVIARILEIRLDNKYTIEKILKSLRSVSCSHVDANHYLFDYVDEVTDDINEVFGLDIGRKVMTLGEIKKVFADVKKS